In one Candidatus Nealsonbacteria bacterium genomic region, the following are encoded:
- a CDS encoding FtsQ-type POTRA domain-containing protein, protein MRRYRKPHRIKRKKSIIKNRFFLLGFLIFVFLVFAIYFLFFSDFFQIEKITVFGNKKILKEEIIKIAENELKKKKIFFPAENIFLANLGGIENDILSNFPQIAEAKISRSLPRTLIFTILERKAVAKFCKDYKLFTKDETESSYQKCFPLDKEGIIFEEIGGNNLSLPKIKNPNSKDELELGQRIIETDLLFGILDIFSDLENLNIQTKEFLIVSEERTNVEALDNWEIYFNPKKDLGWQLTKLKAVLEEDIPLEKRKDLEYIELRFGNSAPFKYRQAKE, encoded by the coding sequence ATGAGAAGATACAGAAAACCACATAGGATTAAAAGAAAAAAATCAATAATTAAGAACAGATTTTTTTTGTTAGGATTTCTTATTTTTGTTTTTTTGGTATTTGCCATTTATTTTTTATTTTTTTCTGATTTTTTTCAGATTGAAAAGATTACTGTTTTTGGCAACAAAAAAATTTTAAAAGAGGAAATTATAAAAATAGCTGAAAATGAGCTTAAAAAGAAAAAAATATTTTTTCCAGCTGAAAATATTTTTTTAGCTAACCTTGGTGGAATAGAAAATGATATCTTAAGTAACTTTCCTCAGATAGCAGAAGCTAAAATAAGTAGAAGTCTTCCCCGAACCTTAATCTTTACTATTTTAGAAAGAAAAGCTGTAGCAAAATTTTGTAAAGATTATAAACTTTTTACTAAAGATGAAACAGAATCTTCTTATCAAAAATGCTTTCCATTAGATAAAGAAGGAATAATTTTTGAGGAAATTGGAGGAAACAATCTATCTCTGCCCAAAATAAAAAACCCTAATTCAAAAGATGAATTAGAGTTAGGGCAAAGAATTATAGAGACAGATTTGCTTTTTGGAATTTTAGATATTTTTTCAGACTTAGAAAATCTTAATATTCAAACAAAAGAATTTTTAATTGTTTCAGAGGAAAGAACAAATGTTGAAGCTTTAGATAATTGGGAGATTTACTTTAATCCTAAAAAAGACTTAGGTTGGCAATTAACGAAATTAAAAGCTGTGTTAGAAGAGGATATTCCTTTAGAAAAAAGAAAGGATTTAGAATATATTGAGTTAAGATTTGGAAATTCGGCTCCTTTTAAATATAGACAAGCAAAAGAATAA
- a CDS encoding peptidoglycan bridge formation glycyltransferase FemA/FemB family protein, which translates to MDFRIEEIRNKRIWEDFLRNVKEKSFLQSFNWGEFNKMMGDKIWRIGIYKQQATGSRQQELISTALVIKITAKRGVFLFLPHGPNIKRQETNDRQQVLILLLEELKKIAKTEKASFIRIAPLWERNIKNIEIFKELGFREAPIHIHPELTWELDLNISEEELLKKMRKTTRYLIKRAKKEKGIEIIKSKDIKDIEEFNKLYRVTKKRHQFVPFSLNYLKNEFLSFLPDNEIFIFLGKYKNEIVSSGIFIFWQDIGFYHHGASSLKYPKIPVSYLLLWEAIKEAKKRECKKFNFWGIAPISDGVNSPSFKKHPWAGLTLFKMGFGGGSKEYMKTQDFILSKRYWMSFFIEKLRRIKRSL; encoded by the coding sequence ATGGACTTTAGAATAGAGGAAATAAGAAACAAAAGAATATGGGAGGATTTTTTAAGAAACGTAAAAGAAAAAAGTTTTTTACAGTCTTTTAACTGGGGAGAATTTAATAAAATGATGGGGGATAAGATTTGGAGAATTGGAATATATAAACAACAGGCAACAGGCAGCAGGCAACAGGAGTTAATAAGTACGGCTTTAGTAATTAAGATAACAGCTAAAAGAGGTGTTTTTTTATTCTTGCCTCATGGACCAAATATAAAGCGACAAGAAACAAACGACAGGCAACAAGTATTGATTTTGTTATTAGAAGAATTAAAAAAAATAGCAAAGACAGAAAAAGCAAGTTTTATTAGAATAGCGCCTCTTTGGGAAAGAAATATAAAAAATATTGAAATTTTTAAAGAGTTGGGCTTTAGGGAAGCCCCAATTCATATTCATCCAGAATTAACCTGGGAGTTAGATTTAAACATATCTGAAGAAGAGCTTTTAAAAAAGATGAGAAAAACAACTCGCTATCTTATAAAACGAGCTAAAAAAGAAAAGGGTATTGAAATAATAAAAAGTAAAGACATAAAAGATATTGAAGAATTTAATAAACTCTATCGGGTAACAAAAAAGCGTCACCAATTTGTGCCTTTTTCTTTGAATTATTTAAAAAATGAGTTTTTATCTTTTTTACCCGATAATGAAATATTTATATTTTTGGGAAAGTATAAGAACGAGATAGTTTCTTCAGGGATTTTTATTTTTTGGCAAGACATTGGTTTTTATCACCACGGAGCTTCTTCCTTAAAATATCCTAAAATTCCGGTTTCATATTTGCTTTTATGGGAAGCAATTAAAGAAGCTAAAAAAAGAGAATGTAAAAAATTTAATTTTTGGGGTATAGCCCCAATTTCAGATGGTGTTAATAGTCCCTCTTTTAAAAAACACCCCTGGGCAGGATTAACTTTATTTAAAATGGGTTTTGGGGGAGGTAGTAAAGAATATATGAAGACGCAAGACTTTATCCTCTCAAAAAGATATTGGATGTCATTTTTTATTGAGAAATTGAGAAGAATAAAAAGGAGTTTATGA
- a CDS encoding magnesium transporter CorA family protein, with protein MKKITKGEKVTWINIQRPTKKDLDYLKKRFNIHPLVLDELINPSHRPKVERHKNYIFMILYYPVYDKEKRITAPRELNIIATNDALITSHYKSILPLKTLFKSCRAYEESKKNYMGEGPGHLLYYVLSGFWKNCLSKLQKIDERIDKIEREIFSGKEKEMVLEISLVKTDIINFWRIIKPQNEVLDSLLKEGVDFFGENLSPYFSDILGIYDQVLNGLESHKEAILALEDTNQSLLSARINEIMKILTIFSVIVLPLTLISSIWGMNFPVSLPFTRNPIGFWVISVIMLVVMAGMILYFRKKKWL; from the coding sequence ATGAAGAAAATTACTAAAGGAGAAAAAGTCACCTGGATAAATATTCAAAGGCCTACAAAAAAAGACCTTGATTATCTTAAAAAGAGGTTTAATATTCACCCTTTGGTTTTAGATGAGCTGATAAATCCAAGTCACAGACCAAAAGTAGAACGCCACAAAAACTATATCTTTATGATTCTTTATTACCCTGTTTATGATAAAGAAAAAAGAATAACAGCTCCTCGAGAATTAAACATTATTGCTACTAATGACGCTTTAATTACCAGTCATTACAAATCTATTCTTCCCTTAAAAACACTTTTTAAGAGCTGCAGAGCTTATGAGGAATCTAAAAAAAATTATATGGGAGAGGGACCGGGACATCTTCTTTATTATGTCCTAAGTGGTTTTTGGAAAAATTGTCTCTCTAAACTACAAAAAATAGATGAAAGAATTGATAAAATAGAAAGAGAAATTTTCAGCGGAAAAGAAAAAGAGATGGTTTTAGAAATATCTCTGGTTAAAACAGATATTATTAATTTTTGGAGAATAATCAAACCTCAAAATGAAGTTTTAGACTCTCTTTTAAAAGAAGGGGTAGATTTTTTTGGAGAAAACCTTTCTCCTTACTTTTCTGATATTTTAGGAATTTATGACCAGGTTCTTAATGGTTTGGAAAGTCATAAAGAAGCTATTTTAGCACTGGAGGATACAAACCAATCTCTGCTTTCTGCCAGAATTAATGAGATTATGAAAATTCTAACTATCTTTTCTGTAATTGTACTGCCTTTAACTCTTATTTCTTCAATTTGGGGTATGAATTTTCCAGTCTCCCTTCCTTTTACACGCAACCCTATAGGTTTTTGGGTAATTTCAGTTATCATGCTTGTTGTAATGGCAGGAATGATACTTTATTTCCGTAAAAAGAAATGGTTATAA
- a CDS encoding glycosyltransferase family 39 protein, whose product MSEKSTNIIASLLLLIMFVSAFSSYLGDSTTFDESSHIPAGYSYLSQKDFRINPEHPPLIKDLAALPLLFLNLNFPSDSDAWNKDVNSQWAFGWELLYNSGNNPEQITFWARLPMVFVLLFLGWFLFNWTKKEFGKEVALLTLTFFSFSPNFLAHGRLVTTDVGITLGVLLATYFWLKFLKNPSKKNVILAGIVFGISMLLKFSVVLVIPLFIIITIIYSLLKRENLLKYLFLSVLVGVIGVIFVILPVYQFHILNYSPERQLSDTITILEPFPMKSLKNLCIWMADKPIIRALGHYFLGLLMAIQRTSFGNTVYFMNMISASGWWYYFPIVYVLKVPLAFHILTLISLLLTIFFIDKPFWIDTFNRLKNCILNHFTEFSMTVFLIIYWATSISGNLNIGLRHILPTFPFTYVLVSLGLISVIKKIKRPVFKKTGILTIALLLSWYIFSSLSSYPYYLSYFNEIASGSNNGYKYVVDSNYDWGQDLKRLAQWLEEKGVKKIKVDYFGGGDLNYSLGDKWERFNPLEGPQKGWLAISVTLLQGGRGNPTPDFNQPALYYKWLDNYEPIARAGKSIFIYHIE is encoded by the coding sequence ATGTCAGAAAAATCAACGAATATCATAGCTTCTCTATTACTTTTAATAATGTTTGTTTCGGCTTTCTCCAGTTATTTGGGAGATTCAACCACATTTGACGAATCGTCCCATATTCCTGCAGGTTACTCTTATTTGTCTCAAAAAGATTTCAGAATAAACCCTGAACACCCCCCTTTAATTAAAGACCTGGCTGCCTTACCTCTTTTGTTTTTAAATCTTAATTTCCCATCAGATTCAGATGCCTGGAACAAAGATGTAAATAGCCAATGGGCATTCGGTTGGGAATTATTATATAATTCTGGGAATAACCCTGAGCAGATTACATTTTGGGCACGCCTCCCGATGGTTTTTGTCCTCCTCTTTTTAGGATGGTTTTTATTTAATTGGACAAAAAAAGAGTTTGGAAAAGAAGTTGCTCTTTTAACTTTAACTTTCTTTTCCTTTTCGCCAAATTTTTTAGCCCACGGCAGATTAGTAACAACTGATGTTGGAATTACGTTGGGGGTTTTGTTAGCTACTTATTTTTGGTTAAAATTTTTAAAAAATCCATCAAAAAAGAATGTAATTTTAGCAGGTATAGTTTTTGGAATTTCAATGCTTCTTAAGTTTTCAGTAGTTCTGGTAATTCCTCTTTTTATAATAATTACCATTATTTATTCTTTATTAAAAAGAGAAAATCTTTTAAAGTACCTTTTTCTCTCTGTTTTGGTTGGGGTAATAGGAGTAATATTTGTAATTTTACCTGTTTATCAATTTCATATATTAAATTATTCCCCGGAAAGACAGCTTTCAGACACAATAACTATCCTGGAACCTTTTCCCATGAAATCCTTAAAAAACCTTTGTATCTGGATGGCAGATAAACCAATAATAAGAGCTCTTGGCCATTACTTTTTAGGTCTTTTAATGGCTATTCAAAGAACTAGTTTTGGAAATACTGTTTATTTTATGAATATGATTTCAGCTTCGGGATGGTGGTATTATTTCCCAATTGTATATGTTTTAAAAGTGCCCTTAGCATTTCATATTTTAACCTTAATTTCTCTATTATTAACAATCTTTTTTATAGACAAACCTTTTTGGATAGATACTTTCAATAGATTAAAAAACTGTATCTTAAATCATTTTACTGAATTCTCCATGACTGTCTTTTTGATAATATACTGGGCAACTTCTATCTCCGGGAACCTCAATATCGGGCTAAGACATATCTTACCTACCTTCCCCTTTACCTATGTTTTAGTCAGTTTAGGTTTAATCTCTGTAATTAAAAAAATAAAAAGACCTGTTTTTAAAAAAACAGGGATTTTAACAATTGCACTTTTACTTTCCTGGTACATCTTTTCTTCTTTAAGTTCTTACCCTTATTATCTGTCTTATTTTAATGAAATTGCTTCAGGATCTAATAATGGATACAAATACGTTGTGGACTCAAATTATGATTGGGGGCAAGATTTAAAAAGATTAGCACAATGGCTTGAAGAAAAAGGTGTCAAAAAAATAAAAGTTGATTACTTTGGAGGCGGAGACCTAAACTACTCTCTCGGTGATAAATGGGAGAGATTTAATCCTTTAGAAGGTCCTCAAAAAGGATGGTTGGCAATATCTGTTACCTTACTCCAGGGAGGTAGAGGAAATCCAACCCCTGATTTTAATCAACCGGCACTTTACTATAAATGGTTAGATAATTATGAACCTATAGCAAGGGCTGGAAAGTCAATTTTTATCTACCACATAGAATAG